A DNA window from Macadamia integrifolia cultivar HAES 741 chromosome 4, SCU_Mint_v3, whole genome shotgun sequence contains the following coding sequences:
- the LOC122077570 gene encoding ubiquitin-like modifier-activating enzyme 5: MEVELKEMLKDLEALSRALSDPSHHDSIAKLQQRVEHLSDLAKSAPIQRSKVKDMSAEVVDSNPYSRLMALQRMGIVDNYERIREFSVAIVGIGGVGSVAAEMLTRCGIGRLLLYDYDKVELANMNRLFFRPEQVGMTKTDAAVQTLSDINPDVVLESYTLNITTVKGFESFMESLRNQNFRPRNHDSGVDLVLSCVDNYEARMVVNQACNELNQIWMESGVSEDAVSGHIQLLVPGETACFACVPPLVVASGVDERTLKREGVCAASLPTTMGVVAGLLVQNTLKFLLKFGQVSPYLGYNALKDYFPTMAMKPNTQCSNSACLERQKEYILTKPARDATAKAKMEAETSSAVEAPIHDDNEWNISVVDDDEIETTDFPSSSDVLPEGLTRELPSADEFHRLPVLEETSTSIDDLEDLRRQLDALNAD; this comes from the exons ATGGAGGTCGAACTGAAAGAAATGCTAAAAGATCTCGAAGCTCTGAGCCGAGCTTTGTCGGATCCTTCTCATCACGATTCTATAGCCAAG CTCCAACAGCGTGTGGAACATCTCTCTGATCTAGCGAAATCTGCTCCTATTCAACGTTCTAAAGTCAAG GATATGAGTGCTGAGGTGGTAGATAGCAACCCTTATAGTAGGCTTATGGCACTTCAAAGGATGGGCATCGTGGACAATTATGAAAGGATACGTGAATTCTCTGTTGCCATAGTT GGAATAGGTGGTGTAGGCAGTGTTGCAGCTGAGATGCTAACAAGGTGTGGCATAGGTCGTCTTTTGTTGTATGATTACGACAAAGTGGAGTTAGCTAACATGAATAGGCTATTTTTCCGTCCAGAGCAG GTTGGTATGACCAAGACTGATGCTGCTGTTCAGACCCTTTCAGATATTAATCCTGATGTTGTGCTCGAG AGCTACACGTTGAACATCACGACGGTTAAAGGTTTTGAAAGTTTCATGGAAAGCCtgagaaaccaaaatttcaggCCCAGGAATCATGATAGTGGAGTGGATCTTGTGCTGAGCTGCGTTGATAATTATGAAGCACGGATGGTTGTGAACCAG GCTTGCAATGAACTGAACCAGATATGGATGGAATCTG GTGTATCTGAAGATGCTGTCTCAGGTCATATACAACTGCTGGTCCCTGGGGAAACTGCTTGTTTTGCTTGTGTTCCTCCATTG GTTGTGGCATCTGGAGTGGACGAACGCACTCTCAAGCGTGAAGGTGTTTGTGCTGCATCTCTACCGACTACCATG GGGGTTGTGGCTGGTCTTCTGGTTCAAAACACACTTAAATTCTTGCTGAAATTTGGACAAGTCTCTCCATACTTG GGATATAATGCTCTTAAAGATTACTTCCCAACCATGGCAATGAAGCCCAACACTCAATGCTCAAACTCAGCCTGTCTGGAGCGGCAG AAGGAATACATTCTCACAAAGCCAGCTCGGGATGCTACTGCCAAGGCAAAGATGGAGGCTGAAACATCGTCTGCCGTAGAGGCCCCAATTCATGATGATAATGAATGGAACATAAG tgttgttgatgatgatgagattGAGACGACTGATTTTCCCAGCAGTTCAG ATGTCCTGCCAGAAGGTCTTACTCGGGAGCTCCCAAGTGCAGATGAATTCCACAGATTGCCAGTTCTAGAAGAGACAAGCACATCTATTGATGACCTTGAAGATCTCCGGAGACAACTTGATGCTCTTAATGCAGATTGA
- the LOC122075178 gene encoding chlorophyll a-b binding protein, chloroplastic-like: MASICASSAIATVAISSSSSQKSGSVVGATKASFLVGRKLREKKLTAPAGARSLSVSAAATADPDRPLWFPGSTPPPWLDGSLPGDFGFDPLGLGSDPESLRWNQQAELVHCRWAMLGAAGIFIPEFLTKIGILNTPSWYTAGELQYFTDTTTLFIIELIFIGWAEGRRWADIIKPGCVNTDPIFGYKLTGTEVGYPGGLWFDPLGWGSGSPEKLKELRTKEIKNGRLAMLAVMGAWFQHIYTGTGPIDNLFAHLADPGHATIFAAFTPK, from the exons ATGGCGTCCATCTGTGCTTCTTCTGCTATCGCCACTGTGGCTATCTCCTCTTCCAG TTCTCAGAAGAGTGGATCTGTGGTGGGAGCAACAAAGGCTTCTTTCCTTGTTGGGAGAAAACTGAGAGAGAAGAAGCTTACAGCACCAGCAGGAGCACGATCCCTTTCTGTTTCTGCTGCTGCTACAGCCGATCCCGATAGGCCTCTATGGTTCCCAGGAAGCACCCCTCCTCCATGGCTCGATGGCAG CCTTCCTGGAGATTTTGGCTTCGACCCTCTTGGTCTTG GATCTGACCCAGAGAGCCTGAGATGGAATCAGCAAGCTGAGCTTGTGCATTGCAGATGGGCAATGCTAGGTGCTGCTGGCATCTTCATTCCAGAATTCCTAACTAAGATTGGAATCCTCAACACCCCTTCATGGTACACTGCTGGAGAACTACAGTATTTCACAGATACAACCACCCTCTTCATCATAGAGCTCATCTTCATCGGTTGGGCTGAGGGGAGACGATGGGCTGACATTATCAAGCCTGGCTGCGTAAACACAGACCCAATCTTCGGCTACAAACTCACTGGAACCGAAGTTGGTTATCCTGGAGGGCTCTGGTTTGATCCACTTGGCTGGGGGAGTGGTTCACCTGAGAAGCTCAAAGAGTTGAGGACAAAGGAGATAAAGAATGGGCGTTTAGCCATGTTGGCAGTAATGGGTGCATGGTTCCAACATATCTACACAGGCACTGGACCCATTGACAACCTCTTTGCCCATCTTGCTGACCCTGGCCATGCCACCATTTTTGCT gCTTTCACTCCAAAATGA